In Sulfitobacter sp. LCG007, the sequence CCCTCAGCGTCACGACCTTGTCCCAATGCGCGTCATCGTCGGAATAGAGCGTCTTCCACCAGCTCATCGCCGCTTCCCATTGCGCCCCCTTGGGCGCGTGGGGCCGTCCCATGCAATAGGCGAAGGTCTTCTCGTCCGGAGCGATCAGCCCTGCGCGGGCGCCGCCCTCGATGGCCATGTTGCAGACCGTCATGCGGCCTTCCATCGACAGGTCGCGGATCGCCTCGCCGCAATATTCGATGACATAACCGGTCCCGCCCGCGGTTCCCGTGGCGCCGATGACCGACAGCGTGATGTCCTTGGCCGTCACACCCGGGCGCAGCTTGCCGGTGATCTCGACCTTCATGTTCTTCGACTTCTTCTGGATCAGCGTCTGTGTGGCGAGCACATGCTCGACCTCGGACGTGCCGATCCCGTGCGCGAGCGCCCCGAAGGCGCCATGCGTCGCGGTGTGGCTGTCGCCGCAGACCACCGTCATGCCGGGCAGGGTCCAGCCCTGCTCGGGTCCGACGATATGCACGATCCCCTGCCGGACGTCGCTGACCGGGTAGTAGTGGATGCCGAAGTCCGTCGCGTTCTTGTCGAGCGCCTCGACCTGGATACGGCTGTCTTCGGTCATCGTCGCCGCATTGGCGCGGTCGAGCGTGGTCGGCACGTTGTGATCAGGCACGGCGATGGTCTTGTCCGGGGCGCGCACCGTGCGTCCGGTCATGCGCAGGCCCTCGAAGGCTTGCGGGCTCGTGACCTCGTGAACGAGGTGGCGGTCGATGTAGAGCAGGCAGGTGCCGTCTTCACCCTCATGGGCGACGTGGGCATCCCATATCTTGTCATAAAGCGTCTTGGGGGACATCGGTCCTCTCCCTTTTGCTGGAATCCGGGTCGGTCTGGCAGGGGTGGCGCTCAGGCGCGGGCCAGCTCGGTGCGGGTGGCACCGAAGAAGCGCTCGCGCAGGCGCATGCGATCGCAATGATCGAAATCGGAGATCGAATGATCCGGCATGGGGTCCAGATACTCTCCTTTGGGGATTCTATCAAGCCGGGGAACCGACGCGATTGCCAGGGGTATTGCCTCGCTTGCCGCGGGTTCAGGCTTGTGCAACGCTTGATGAAGAGGAGTGCGCAGTGGACCCGCAGGACAGACCGTTTTCAGAAGCCCTGATGTCGGTCGACGACATCTACACGATGGCGGTCAGCTTCGCGCAGAGCATCCTGGCGCCCGGCTGGCGACAGAACCAGATCCTGATCGTCCTGGCCATCGCCCTGCTGAGCTGGGTGCTGCACCGCGTGACCGGGCGGGTTCTCGAAGGCTGGGTGCGTTCGCGCGAAGGCTGGAGCAAGTGGCAGCTGCGCGCCTTCGTCCAGTTTCGCCGCCGCCTCGGCCTCATCTGGTATGCCGTCCTTGCAGGAACGGTGTTCCTGGTCATGCAAGAGGCGACATGGCCGTCGCGCTCGTATCTGATCGGGCTGACCGCGCAGCTTGCGCTGGTGCTGATCAGCATCGCCTTCGCCGCGCGTCTGGTGCGCAATCGCCCCATGCGGCGCATCGTCAGCTGGGGGCTCTGGATCTATGCGACGCTGTTCTTCCTTGGCCTCGCGGACGAGATCGGCACCGCGCTGGACGCGTTCGCCATCGATTTCGGCGATTTCCATTTCTCGCTGCTGACCCTGATCACGGCGGCCGCGGCGATCGGGCTTTTCCTGACGCTCGCCCGGGTGATCTCGGGCACGACGGCCAGCAGCATCCGGCGCAACGAGGACATCAACCCCTCGATGCAGGAACTCGCGATCAAGGGCATCCAGATCACCGTCTACGGTTTCGCCTTCTTCATGGCCCTGAAGGCCGTGGGCATCGATCTGACCGGCCTCGCGGTATTTTCGGGCGCCGTCGGCGTGGGCCTCGGCTTCGGCTTGCAGAAGGTCGTCTCGAACCTCGTCTCCGGCGTCATCATCCTGATGGACAAGTCGATCAAGCCCGGCGACGTCATCTCGCTCGGGGATACCTTCGGCTGGATCAACGCGCTTGGCGCGCGCTACGTCTCGGTCGTCACGCGCGACGGCAAGGAATACCTGATCCCCAACGAGGACCTGATCACCGGTCAGGTGGTGAACTGG encodes:
- the leuC gene encoding 3-isopropylmalate dehydratase large subunit, with amino-acid sequence MSPKTLYDKIWDAHVAHEGEDGTCLLYIDRHLVHEVTSPQAFEGLRMTGRTVRAPDKTIAVPDHNVPTTLDRANAATMTEDSRIQVEALDKNATDFGIHYYPVSDVRQGIVHIVGPEQGWTLPGMTVVCGDSHTATHGAFGALAHGIGTSEVEHVLATQTLIQKKSKNMKVEITGKLRPGVTAKDITLSVIGATGTAGGTGYVIEYCGEAIRDLSMEGRMTVCNMAIEGGARAGLIAPDEKTFAYCMGRPHAPKGAQWEAAMSWWKTLYSDDDAHWDKVVTLRGEDIAPVVTWGTSPEDVLPITATVPAAEDFKGGKVEAAKRSLEYMGLVPGTPLSEVAIDTVFIGSCTNGRIEDLRAAAAILKGRKVKEGLRAMVVPGSGLVRAQAEEEGLADIFKEAGFEWRLAGCSMCLAMNPDQLSPGERCAATSNRNFEGRQGRGGRTHLMSPAMAAAAAVTGHLTDVRDLM
- a CDS encoding mechanosensitive ion channel domain-containing protein codes for the protein MSVDDIYTMAVSFAQSILAPGWRQNQILIVLAIALLSWVLHRVTGRVLEGWVRSREGWSKWQLRAFVQFRRRLGLIWYAVLAGTVFLVMQEATWPSRSYLIGLTAQLALVLISIAFAARLVRNRPMRRIVSWGLWIYATLFFLGLADEIGTALDAFAIDFGDFHFSLLTLITAAAAIGLFLTLARVISGTTASSIRRNEDINPSMQELAIKGIQITVYGFAFFMALKAVGIDLTGLAVFSGAVGVGLGFGLQKVVSNLVSGVIILMDKSIKPGDVISLGDTFGWINALGARYVSVVTRDGKEYLIPNEDLITGQVVNWSHSDDFVRLDIFFGTSYGDDPHLVRKIAVEAASGVSRVLGPPKVPVCHIVGFGDSSVDFILRFWIRDPTGGLTNIRGNVYLALWDKFRENDISIPFPQREVRLLEPKRGGAGASDPTLPDGA